One segment of Salvia splendens isolate huo1 chromosome 20, SspV2, whole genome shotgun sequence DNA contains the following:
- the LOC121781082 gene encoding uncharacterized protein LOC121781082 translates to MAMAQAARLNLRMQKEFKLLLTDPPPGASFPTLSDYHHVGGDSSLTSIDALLQGPEGTVYSNGVFKIKIQIPERYPFQPPIVTFATPIYHPNIDTGGRICLDILNLPPKGMWQPSLNISTVLTSIGLLLSEPNPDDGLMHEASRDYKYNRQAFDRDAKSMTEKYAQPGVTDIARDENGVQTHISQSTSQTKMEGSVAPICIPEHRKLSLESQGCSRDSGVEMSKLPIHTSSEKHTGTGPLKEAIKDSFKYTGTSRKLQTGRYKLSPKVPVASHGRNEESGLLEIQTASDSPESSSVQAGNLASTKDKGHVEKSHGTSVGKGLPSLQLVKTNLCRDSDEKSQCTPEVTVSHLGLARPQKGLLLSHSSSHGKANPPKDAIARKGYCSTSMSLKKRALVGVMPSAEPPRVPQNHLLDGKENMAPYRSLSPQLNEQAAASAMKSAFIPVTAAPKLCKTAAKLPVEPLNQLGGSNENVIMHPASDVRSGKKQPTVEVCDGESAVTIPDDVIVLDSEDSDDENIPVRSKLSLTRRFLSRKRKSAF, encoded by the exons ATGGCAATGGCGCAGGCTGCGAGGTTGAACCTGCGAATGCAAAAGGAATTCAAGCTCCTACTTACCGATCCACCTCCAGGCGCCTCTTTCCCCACTCTTTCCGACTACCACCACGTCGGCGGTGATTCCTCTCTCACCTCCATCGATGCGc TGCTTCAAGGACCCGAGGGCACCGTATACTCCAATGGCGTTTTCAAAATTAAGATCCAAATACCTGAAAG GTACCCGTTTCAGCCCCCGATTGTGACTTTTGCAACGCCGATATACCATCCTAATATAGATACTGGTGGGCGTATTTGCTTGGATATCCTAAATCTGCCGCCCAAG GGCATGTGGCAGCCATCTCTTAACATTTCAACTGTTTTGACAAGCATCGGACTCTTACTGAGTGAACCTAATCCTGATGATGGCCTTATGCATGAAGCA AGCAGAGACTACAAATATAACAGACAAGCTTTTGATCGCGATGCAAAATCCATGACTGAAAAATATGCTCAACCTGGAGTGACTGATATTGCAAGGGACGAAAATGGGGTCCAGACTCATATAAGTCAAAGCACATCACAG ACCAAAATGGAAGGATCAGTTGCACCCATATGCATTCCCGAGCACAGGAAGCTGTCACTGGAGTCTCAAGGATGCAGTAGGGACAGTGGTGTGGAGATGTCTAAATTGCCAATTCATACTTCCTCAGAGAAACATACAGGAACTGGACCACTGAAAGAAGCTATCAAGGATTCATTCAAATACACTGGGACTTCTAGAAAATTACAAACCGGAAGATATAAACTGTCGCCAAAAGTTCCAGTTGCTTCCCATGGTAGAAACGAAGAAAGTGGATTGTTGGAAATTCAAACTGCTTCAGATTCTCCAGAGTCCTCGTCTGTCCAGGCTGGGAACTTAGCATCCACGAAAGATAAAGGTCATGTAGAAAAAAGCCACGGCACGAGTGTTGGTAAAGGACTGCCGTCATTACAACTTGTTAAAACAAACCTGTGTAGGGACTCTGATGAAAAATCACAATGCACTCCCGAGGTGACTGTTTCCCATCTTGGTTTAGCCAGGCCACAAAAAGGCTTGTTGTTGTCTCATAGTAGCAGCCACGGTAAAGCCAATCCTCCTAAAGATGCTATTGCCAGAAAAGGATATTGCTCCACAAGTATGAGTCTTAAGAAAAGAGCCTTGGTTGGGGTGATGCCATCTGCAGAACCTCCGAGAGTCCCTCAAAATCATTTACTAGATGGTAAAGAGAACATGGCTCCATATCGAAGTTTGTCGCCTCAACTAAATGAGCAAGCTGCTGCATCAGCCATGAAATCAGCTTTTATACCAGTAACTGCGGCTCCTAAACTATGTAAAACAGCTGCAAAGCTTCCAGTAGAGCCTTTGAATCAACTAGGAGGCAGCAACGAGAATGTGATCATGCATCCAGCAAGTGATGTCAGGTCAGGTAAGAAGCAGCCTACTGTTGAGGTTTGTGATGGAGAGAGTGCCGTCACAATACCTGATGATGTAATCGTCTTGGATAGTGAAGATAGTGATGATGAAAATATCCCTGTGAGGTCCAAGTTGTCGCTAACCAGAAGATTCTTGTCTAGGAAGCGGAAATCGGCCTTCTGA
- the LOC121782668 gene encoding uncharacterized protein LOC121782668, producing MAPQSPILLIFCLSLLAAASTISEATSADDELVNHGFPVGLLPAEIESYTLNHTSGAFSVRLGGNCRVTLPPDNYLATYSKRITGKIVGNRIAELDGISVRAFFKWWGITGIKSSGQDLVFEVGVLTAKYPSKNFDVSPPCQGRRSSSS from the coding sequence ATGGCGCCACAATCTCCGATTCTCCTCATCTTCTGCCTCTCTCTCCTCGCCGCCGCCTCAACGATCTCTGAGGCGACCTCCGCGGACGACGAATTGGTCAATCACGGATTCCCCGTCGGCCTCCTCCCCGCCGAGATCGAGTCGTACACCCTCAACCACACCTCCGGCGCCTTCTCGGTGCGGCTCGGTGGCAATTGCCGCGTCACGCTGCCTCCTGACAACTACCTGGCAACCTACTCCAAGCGAATTACCGGCAAAATCGTCGGGAATCGGATCGCGGAGCTGGACGGGATCAGCGTTAGGGCGTTCTTCAAGTGGTGGGGGATCACCGGCATCAAATCCAGCGGCCAGGATTTGGTGTTCGAGGTCGGTGTGCTCACCGCCAAGTATCCTTCTAAGAATTTCGACGTGTCTCCGCCCTGCCAGGGCCGCCGCTCTTCTTCCTCCTAG
- the LOC121782147 gene encoding probable chlorophyll(ide) b reductase NYC1, chloroplastic — protein sequence MTTVAKLPLPPLDCHNHSLQPPLSRIILRDAVAVKARRRISIRPCRSFKSDQEGSGFGEREKKVMESREEKSVNKFVEGIRDAVWRMSKPSLRSELRFSEAMEKLEETLFSWSMHIGRYIVTMLSTGVILLIGFQLSGGDDQMNALVWYSWLGGIIIGTMIGSNMVLEEVSRSGPRNVVITGSTRGLGKALAREFILSGDRVIVTSRSAESVDKTVKELSENLKQVVVVTGGSSRKHLRHAKVVGIPCDVSNPEDVSKLANFAVNELSSIDIWVNNAGTNKGFRPLLQFSDEDIQQIVSTNLVGSILCTREALRIMGSQRNGGHIFNMDGAGSGGSSTPLTAVYGSTKCGLRQFQSSLLKESKKSKVGVHTASPGMVLTDLLLSGASVKNKQMFNIICELPETVARTLVPRMRVVKGNGKAINYLTPPRILLALVTAWLRRARWFDDQGRALYAAEADRLRNWAESRTRFSFTDAMEMYTENTWVSVFSLSVVCAFIILSSTSSTMPGT from the exons ATGACCACGGTGGCCAAGCTCCCCCTTCCGCCGCTCGATTGCCACAACCACTCCCTCCAACCGCCGCTGTCCCGGATAATTCTCCGGGATGCGGTGGCTGTGAAGGCTCGCCGGAGAATTTCGATTCGGCCATGCAGGTCGTTCAAGTCCGATCAGGAGGGTTCTggatttggagagagagagaagaaagtgATGGAGAGTAGAGAGGAGAAAAGCGTCAACAAATTTGTAGAGGGGATTAGAGATGCGGTTTGGAGAATGTCGAAGCCGAGTTTGCGATCGGAATTGAGGTTTAGTGAAGCCatggagaagttggaagaaaCTTTGTTTTCT TGGTCTATGCACATTGGAAGATATATTGTGACAATGTTAAGTACTGGAGTTATACTGCTTATCGGGTTTCAGTTGTCAG GTGGGGATGACCAAATGAATGCATTAGTTTGGTATAGCTGGCTTGGGGGGATCATTATTGGAACAATGATTGGTTCCAATATGGTCTTGGAGGAAGTCAGTCGATCTGGCCCTCGCAATGTTGTTATAACTGGAAG TACTCGAGGACTTGGAAAAGCTCTAGCTCGTGAATTCATACTTTCAGGTGACAGAGTCATAGTAACTTCTCGGAG CGCTGAATCTGTGGACAAGACCGTCAAAGAACTATCAGAGAATCTGAAGCAGGTTGTAGTGGTTACAGGTGGATCATCTAGGAAACATTTAAGACATGCAAAAGTTGTGGGAATTCCATGTGATGTCTCTAATCCCGAAGATGTTAGCAAATTAGCAAATTTCGCTGTGAATGAACTTAGCTCCATTGATATCTGG GTAAACAATGCAGGGACAAACAAGGGGTTCAGGCCCTTGCTGCAATTTAGTGATGAAGACATACAACAG ATTGTGTCTACAAATTTGGTTGGGTCAATACTTTGCACTCGTGAAGCATTACGAATCATGGGCAGCCAGAGAAATGGAGGTCATATTTTCAACATGGATGGAGCAGGATCTGGGGGATCCAGCACCCCACTAACAGCCGT ATATGGATCGACAAAATGTGGTCTTAGGCAGTTTCAATCGTCACTCTTGAAGGAGAGCAAAAAATCGAAAGTCGGCGTCCACACAGCTTCACCAGGCATGGTACTGACTGACTTGCTATTAAG TGGTGCAAGTGTGAAAAACAAACAGATGTTCAACATTATCTGCGAGCTTCCAGAGACAGTTGCTAGAACTTTGGTTCCACGAATGAGGGTTGTCAAGGGAAATGGGAAAGCCATCAACTATTTGACACCACCAAGAATTTTACTCGCTCTAGTCACTGCATGGCTAAGACGTGCTCGCTGGTTTGATGACCAG GGACGGGCACTCTATGCTGCTGAGGCAGATAGGCTCCGCAACTGGGCTGAGAGTCGAACCCGTTTCTCATTCACTGATGCCATGGAGATGTATACCGAGAACACTTGGGTGTCTGTCTTTTCACTTTCCGTGGTTTGTGCCTTCATCATCTTGTCAAGTACAAGTAGTACAATGCCGGGGACCTGA